The Synechococcus sp. MW101C3 genome includes a window with the following:
- a CDS encoding cobyric acid synthase, with protein sequence MVLGTSSGAGKSLMTAALCRVLRRRGETPVPFKGQNMSLNAWVDEDGGEMAYSQALQAWAAGLEPRVAMNPVLLKPQGDSTSEVIHMGRAVGTARAEHYYRDWFRPGWQAIRQGLEDLRFSHPGGRLVLEGAGSPVEVNLQARDLTNLRLAQFLRARCLLVADIERGGVFAQIVGTLALLRPVERPLIRGILINRFRGRRQLFDAGRQWLEQETGIPVLGVMPWLDELFPPEDSLDLLERRARKPEAELEIAVVRLPSISNFSDFDPLEAEPSVRLRWVRPGDPLGQPAAVILPGSKQTLRDLAVLKESPLADALLRFVAGGGHLFGLCGGLQMLGERLEDPHRLEGSASADGEEGLRGLGLLPLATYFMAGKTLRQRREFACWPAAGTPLEGFELHQGRTHCLDPANCEPLAAGESGAGLGWWSGRVAGSYLHGLFENGRWRRQWLNQLREARGFSALPLDVPHHGLQREDLLDRLAEAFEAEVNLAPLLV encoded by the coding sequence ATGGTGCTGGGCACCAGCAGCGGCGCCGGCAAATCCCTCATGACGGCGGCGCTCTGCCGGGTGCTGCGGCGTCGCGGCGAAACACCGGTGCCCTTCAAGGGGCAGAACATGAGCCTCAACGCCTGGGTGGATGAGGACGGCGGCGAAATGGCCTACAGCCAGGCGCTGCAGGCCTGGGCCGCGGGCCTGGAGCCGCGGGTGGCGATGAATCCGGTGCTGCTCAAGCCGCAGGGCGACAGCACAAGCGAGGTGATCCACATGGGCCGCGCGGTGGGCACGGCCCGCGCCGAGCACTACTACCGCGACTGGTTCCGCCCCGGTTGGCAGGCGATTCGCCAGGGGCTGGAAGACCTGCGCTTCAGCCATCCCGGCGGGCGGTTGGTGCTGGAGGGGGCCGGCAGCCCGGTGGAGGTGAACCTGCAGGCGCGGGATCTCACCAATCTGCGCCTGGCGCAGTTCCTGCGCGCCCGCTGCCTGCTGGTGGCCGACATCGAGCGCGGCGGTGTGTTCGCCCAGATCGTCGGCACCCTGGCCCTGCTCAGACCGGTGGAGCGCCCGCTGATCCGGGGGATCCTGATCAATCGCTTCCGCGGGCGGCGGCAGCTGTTCGACGCGGGGCGCCAGTGGCTGGAACAGGAAACGGGGATTCCGGTGCTGGGCGTGATGCCCTGGCTCGATGAACTCTTCCCACCGGAAGATTCGCTCGATCTGCTGGAACGGCGGGCCCGCAAACCCGAGGCGGAGCTGGAGATCGCCGTGGTGCGGCTGCCGTCGATCAGCAACTTCTCCGACTTCGATCCGCTGGAGGCCGAGCCGAGTGTGCGCCTGCGCTGGGTGCGGCCGGGGGATCCACTCGGTCAGCCCGCTGCAGTGATCCTGCCCGGCAGCAAGCAGACCCTGCGGGATCTGGCCGTGCTCAAGGAGAGCCCACTGGCCGACGCGCTGCTGCGCTTCGTGGCTGGCGGCGGCCACCTGTTCGGGCTCTGCGGCGGCCTGCAGATGCTGGGAGAACGACTGGAGGATCCGCACAGGCTGGAGGGAAGCGCCAGCGCGGATGGCGAGGAGGGGCTCAGGGGGCTGGGGCTGCTGCCGCTGGCCACCTACTTCATGGCAGGGAAAACCCTGCGACAGCGTCGCGAGTTCGCCTGTTGGCCCGCAGCGGGCACACCGCTGGAAGGCTTCGAGCTGCATCAGGGCCGTACCCACTGCCTCGATCCGGCCAACTGTGAGCCGCTGGCGGCTGGTGAATCAGGTGCCGGGTTGGGCTGGTGGTCGGGCAGGGTCGCCGGCTCCTACCTGCACGGTCTGTTCGAGAACGGCCGCTGGCGGCGGCAATGGCTCAATCAGCTGCGCGAGGCGCGCGGCTTCTCCGCCCTGCCGCTGGATGTGCCGCACCACGGCCTGCAGCGCGAAGACTTGCTCGATCGCCTGGCGGAGGCTTTCGAAGCGGAGGTGAACCTGGCCCCGCTGCTGGTCTAG
- a CDS encoding ABC transporter permease produces MHRYLRTLAQFWSASLAAEMEYPANFVLELLAEVGNLAGSLFVLSLLYGPGQNLGGWSWNAALVVLGFYTLLEGLTSTLFQPNLSTIVTHVQNGTLDFVLLKPIDSQFWLSLRTFSPWGLPGMVMGAGLILVAALRAGAVLGPDTVAAAAVLLLASAAILYSLWFVIAATSIWFVKVWNATEVLRSTLVAGRYPVSVYPAGLRAFFTFVLPVAFLTTVPAEAVLGRASGSWMVASVAVAAACLMISRAIWRYALRFYTSASS; encoded by the coding sequence ATGCACCGCTACCTGCGCACCCTGGCCCAGTTCTGGAGCGCCTCGCTGGCGGCGGAAATGGAATACCCCGCCAACTTCGTGTTGGAGCTGCTCGCCGAAGTGGGCAACCTGGCCGGCAGCCTGTTCGTGCTCTCGCTGCTCTACGGGCCAGGCCAGAACCTGGGCGGCTGGAGCTGGAACGCGGCGCTGGTGGTGCTGGGCTTCTACACCCTGCTGGAAGGCCTCACCAGCACCCTGTTCCAGCCCAACCTGTCCACGATCGTCACCCACGTGCAGAACGGCACCCTTGACTTCGTGCTGCTCAAGCCGATCGACAGCCAGTTCTGGTTATCCCTGCGCACCTTCTCCCCCTGGGGGCTGCCGGGCATGGTGATGGGTGCCGGCCTGATCCTGGTGGCCGCCCTGCGCGCCGGTGCGGTGCTGGGGCCGGACACGGTCGCCGCCGCTGCGGTGCTGCTGCTGGCCAGCGCCGCCATCCTCTACAGCCTCTGGTTCGTGATCGCCGCCACCAGCATCTGGTTCGTGAAGGTCTGGAACGCCACCGAAGTGCTGCGCAGCACCCTCGTGGCCGGCCGCTATCCGGTGAGCGTGTACCCGGCAGGCCTGAGGGCCTTCTTCACCTTCGTGCTGCCCGTGGCCTTCCTCACCACGGTGCCGGCCGAGGCGGTGCTGGGGCGGGCGTCCGGCAGCTGGATGGTCGCCAGCGTGGCGGTGGCCGCCGCCTGCCTCATGATCAGCCGCGCCATCTGGCGCTATGCCCTGCGCTTCTACACCTCTGCTTCGAGTTGA
- a CDS encoding ABC-2 family transporter protein, whose protein sequence is MTVPPEPRARPVLPLARVLLSTQYAYMLEYRAEIALWALSGVLPLIMLGVWSGSGAGAAAGFTPAMLTRYFLAAFVVRQFTVVWVIHVFEEDNLQGRLSPYLLQPLHPFWRYLAAHVAEQVTRVPFVAALLALLFLLQPSLLWWPHPADVFWGVLATVSAFILRFLLQGVIAMACFWSERALALERLLLIPYLFLSGLVAPLETFPPGVRAFALATPFPYTIAFPARVLMGAEVNLAAGFLGLALWSGLFLLLFLLLWRVGIRRYSAMGA, encoded by the coding sequence ATGACAGTGCCGCCTGAACCCCGCGCCAGGCCAGTGCTGCCGCTGGCGCGGGTGCTGCTCAGCACCCAGTACGCCTACATGCTCGAATACCGCGCCGAAATCGCCTTGTGGGCGCTTTCCGGGGTGCTGCCGCTGATCATGCTCGGCGTCTGGAGCGGATCCGGAGCCGGCGCGGCGGCAGGCTTCACGCCGGCGATGCTCACCCGCTATTTCCTGGCGGCCTTCGTCGTGCGCCAGTTCACGGTGGTGTGGGTGATTCATGTCTTCGAGGAAGACAACCTGCAAGGACGGCTCTCGCCCTACCTGCTCCAACCGCTGCATCCGTTCTGGCGCTACCTGGCCGCCCACGTGGCCGAGCAGGTCACCCGTGTGCCGTTCGTGGCGGCCCTGCTGGCGCTGCTGTTCCTGCTGCAGCCGAGCCTGTTGTGGTGGCCCCATCCCGCTGACGTGTTCTGGGGGGTGCTGGCCACCGTGTCAGCGTTCATCTTGCGCTTTCTGCTGCAGGGGGTGATCGCCATGGCCTGCTTCTGGAGCGAGCGGGCGCTGGCGCTGGAGCGGCTGCTGCTGATTCCCTATCTGTTCCTCTCGGGCCTGGTGGCGCCGCTGGAAACCTTTCCGCCGGGCGTGCGCGCCTTCGCGCTGGCCACCCCGTTCCCCTACACGATCGCCTTTCCCGCCCGCGTGCTGATGGGAGCGGAGGTCAACCTGGCGGCGGGCTTCCTGGGCCTGGCGCTCTGGAGCGGCCTGTTCCTGCTGCTGTTTCTACTGCTCTGGCGCGTCGGCATCCGGCGGTATTCGGCCATGGGGGCCTGA
- a CDS encoding nucleoside triphosphate pyrophosphatase: MSTVPLVLASASPARRLLLDRAQIPHRVLASGFDEATIKATDPCELAVCLARAKAEAVATVLADSAPADPCPELVLGCDSLFVFEGEIQGKPRDALQAIERWQRMSGGWGELHTGHCLLGSGAPRLAAVTTRVRFAQLEAAEIEAYVASGEPLGCAGGFALEGRGGLLVETIEGCVSNVIGLSLPLLRRWLKDETAPRVSGTGC; the protein is encoded by the coding sequence GTGTCCACCGTTCCGTTGGTGCTTGCTTCCGCCTCTCCGGCCCGCCGCCTGCTACTGGATCGGGCCCAGATCCCCCATCGCGTCTTGGCGAGTGGCTTCGATGAAGCCACGATCAAGGCGACGGATCCCTGCGAGCTGGCCGTCTGCCTGGCCAGGGCCAAGGCTGAGGCCGTGGCCACCGTCCTGGCCGACAGCGCCCCGGCCGACCCCTGCCCGGAGCTCGTGCTGGGCTGCGATTCGTTGTTCGTGTTTGAGGGCGAGATCCAGGGCAAACCCAGGGATGCCCTGCAGGCGATCGAGCGCTGGCAGCGCATGTCCGGAGGCTGGGGCGAGCTGCACACGGGCCATTGCCTGCTGGGCAGCGGAGCCCCCCGCCTGGCGGCTGTCACCACCCGCGTGCGCTTTGCTCAGCTTGAGGCCGCTGAGATCGAGGCCTATGTGGCCAGCGGTGAGCCGCTCGGTTGCGCGGGTGGGTTTGCTCTTGAAGGCCGCGGCGGCCTGCTGGTGGAGACGATCGAGGGCTGCGTCAGCAATGTGATCGGCCTCAGCCTGCCGCTATTGCGCCGCTGGTTGAAGGATGAAACAGCCCCGCGGGTCAGCGGAACAGGTTGTTGA
- a CDS encoding Npun_F0494 family protein, with protein sequence MDPILDNPRSLSRAASAMRCLPFRLGLYRLLEQEAISSVALWARTDAETLCSTRLTPDDTETLFIWLIRLGVLRREVDGQGLTERVRLTPMGRQLLAGWSQEIPRAGWKEQLRHAISRYRPRL encoded by the coding sequence ATGGACCCCATCCTGGACAACCCTCGCTCCCTGTCCCGCGCCGCCAGCGCCATGCGCTGCCTGCCATTTCGCCTCGGTCTGTACCGCTTGCTGGAGCAGGAGGCGATCAGCAGCGTGGCGCTGTGGGCCCGCACCGACGCGGAAACGCTCTGCAGCACCAGGCTGACACCCGACGACACTGAAACCCTGTTCATCTGGCTGATCCGGCTCGGCGTGCTGCGCCGCGAAGTGGATGGTCAGGGCCTCACCGAACGGGTAAGGCTCACGCCCATGGGTCGTCAGTTGCTGGCGGGCTGGAGCCAGGAGATTCCGCGCGCCGGCTGGAAGGAACAGCTGCGCCATGCGATCAGCCGCTACCGGCCGCGCCTGTGA